atttttttgttctttttttaaacaggAGTACACTTTCTGGATCACAGCAAACAAAGTTACTGGAAACCCTAATGGAGACTGTTTCCCACAAACTTGGTTTACGCGAACAGTTGGATATCATCAACATAATCAATCCCAGTGCACAGTTGTCGCCAAGCGATACTGAATTTTTTATTGGTATGTCTTGCTCAACAATGTTGAACTCCTTTGATATCAGGAATGTTGTGAATCGCATCATTTGCGAAGTTTGATAGATTTCgcaataatttatattttgcgAAACAACGAAACAGGGAAAGATAATTTGACAAATGAGATAAAAATTTATTGATCAAGCTTAACTGAATCTGTAAAAAAACTTGTCTTTTAGCTTTAGTGTGCTTATTTCCAGTCCTAATGGAAAAGAGGGTGAAGGGAAAGGCTGGCCACATCTGAATTTTCCCAAATACCCTAAAATTGAATTCCAAATATTGATCTCTCCAAAAACTGTTTATGGTAACTTTATTGTGTTTTCTAATTGTGAACGTTTTCCAGCAGGACTAGTGCATTATTTTACATAACTTCTTTACTACAATTTGAAATAGCTTGTCTGACATTACACAGCCAGAAAATGCTTGATTATTATTCATTTCACTTCAATCCAAAGATTAATTAATCcagttaattttttgtttaataaaaaaaatctacagGAAAGAgagaaatgattttaacttttaGTTTGGATCGAAATGCATCTGTACCAGAAGATTTTGTGCCTCAACTAATCATAATTTTTTGACCGGCCTTGTTCATAATTCATCCTTGTTTATTCTTGAAATATAGTTTAAACATTGTAGTGTTCCAACCTTGTGTTTAGACTTCGACTTGATGGATGACCACAAGTACGACTTATTGAATGCATATGTGGAGAAAGAATTGAGGAAACTAGACAGTGAGttaattactttttcttttaattttttcacccTACCTTAACCACTtatgtcaatttaaaaaaaatttatgaggTGGTAAAAACGCGAATATTTCCTGTGAAAGTTCATGTTCACTAAGTGAGAAAGACAAAGGCAatttaaataattcaaaaaactgtaaaatattaatacaagttgtttttttaagttGTATTCTCACTTGAACTTCAAACTTACATTACGTGTGTTCCTCACGCCAATACAGGCATCCCCTGCGCGATATACAGAGTTAAGGAATTTTGTTACTTTATATCATTTAGCTCCATAAATTAATGTTACAGATTGCGCACAGAAAAGTTTTTGTGTGCCAACCTTTTATATGTTGTTTTTATGCCGAGAGACCCCAAATATTTATCTTTGTTGACCGCAGAACAATTAATTAAATTTCCTTTGCCTAATCAatatatctatattaaaatacccgtatacgtctgtctgtccgtccgtctgtctgtcacgcaaaatggtagcttagctgcgcaggtagcgagacacacgcaatgcggtataaaaaggacgggcgagcccgtggatttttccacaggctaacgactagttatactAAATTTGTCAGTCAATCCGGTTAATGTTTTTCCAACAACATATAAAACCCATGAATACGGTAATGTCATTTTCTTGCTTCTTTACTTAGAAACATCGGATGCAATAGAACAAAAGCGCAACAAGGAAAAACACGCAGAGCAGGTAAGCGAGTCAAATTTGTGAATGAACAAGCACGTGGTAATAATTTGGTGGCTTATGTTGATTCTGTTTTCTTGTTTAGGTCGCAAAAGAGAGAAAACAACAAAGACTAAATCGACGTCAACAACGCTCAAAAGAAAAACAGGAGAAACTTTCAAAGATGTGTAAACAGCTACGAAAAGAACGACGAAGCGGATTGTTCTCTCGCGAACAGGTAAGCAAAGCGGATTATTCTTTCTCGAACAGGTAAGCGAAACAGGTTGATCTCTCTCGGACAGGTAAGCGAAGCAGGTTGATCTCTCGCAAACAGGTAAGCAAAGCGGGTTGATCTCTTGCAAACAGGTAAGCGAAGCGGGTTGATCTCTTGCAAAGAGGTAAGCGAAGCGGGTTGATCTCTCGCAAAGAGTTAAGCGAAGCAGATTTTTCTCTCACGAACAAGTAAGCAAATCCATCCCAATTGGTGATTTTTTTTGTCGACGGATAAAGATTATTGTTTGGGAAAAGGTACACAAAGGAAGTAGGCCCCAGCTCGTTTCAAAGGGTTTTGGAAATTATTAGTGCGAAGATTTTTTCATCACTTTTGAAAGTTTGCCCAATCCTGGGGTCCCAGGCGGCATAAATAACTACGCAAGTAAAATTTTGGAGAACACATGTAcaaaaaattatgatttttttatgcCAACAATTCAATTTTATGCATAAAATGGATTTGTTGGCATAAAAAAATTAgctaaattttcataaaaaatggcaTGAAATTAGAAGTGAAGGGCATAAAATAGCATAAAAATAGGGTGTAAATTGGcataaaatcataaataaaatctgtgtttttgccCTTGAACC
This DNA window, taken from Hydractinia symbiolongicarpus strain clone_291-10 chromosome 15, HSymV2.1, whole genome shotgun sequence, encodes the following:
- the LOC130628853 gene encoding protein FAM199X-like isoform X2, with the translated sequence MMMLGPTEMEQAELGYSDATIFDSLLEERNEICSSVSSSQCPSVTSEIPDYDIGLDNTLDAFIFDRSVELTPEKSPVNIKSNRKKLKNEIKISNKNKKDLSFGKWSTLSGSQQTKLLETLMETVSHKLGLREQLDIINIINPSAQLSPSDTEFFIDFDLMDDHKYDLLNAYVEKELRKLDKTSDAIEQKRNKEKHAEQVAKERKQQRLNRRQQRSKEKQEKLSKMCKQLRKERRSGLFSREQVVAVEQTPTSAEVNEEEDEIDILT